Within Aspergillus oryzae RIB40 DNA, chromosome 2, the genomic segment TGGAAGATTATCTATGGACCTAACCATCCCGattccatcaccaccatgaACAATGCCGCTGTGATGCTGCAGCACCTCAAGCAGTACTCGGACTCTCGGAAGTGGTTCGAGGCTTCATTGACCGTGTGCGAGTCTCTCTTTGGCAGGCAATCCATTAACACTGCAACTATCTTGTTCCAGCTGGCACAGGCTCTTGCTCTTGACCAAGACTCCAAGGGAGCTGTTGGCAAGATGCGCGATGCCTACAACATCTTCCTTAGCCAGCTGGGTCCTGAAGACCGCAACACTAAGGAAGCTGAGACGTGGCTGGAACAGCTCACCCAGAATGCTGTCTCTATCGCCAAGCATGCCAAGGACATCCAGGCTCGCCGCCTGCGCCGTATCAATATGAACACCCGGACTCTTGGTACTAAGGTCCAGCCTCAAGTTGGCCAGTCCGCACCTTCGGCATCCGGAGCCAGTTCTGCCAACCCTTCATTGGACTCGCGAAGCATTGATGAATTGCTGAAGTTCATCGAAGGTGGTGACACCAGCTCCTCGCGgaccaagcagaagaagcgtGCTGCAGCTAGCAACCCCAAGCTTCGTGGCTCGAAGAAGTCATCAGCTTGAACATATCCATAATTCCTATCATGTTTGGTTAAAAAAAATGCACCGGTCCCTTTCTTGACTTTTTACTTCTATGCCTTAACTGTGTTAAGACCACTATATATGAACCATTTTAAAAGAGCGGGATACGTGGGACAAGCGGGATActtgattatatatcttttttagAAACCTCTCTACTCTTTCACCAGTCGGTGTTCCAtgttatttgtttttttttggcatGATCCAAACCCCACCGAGCTCCGCATAGCGAGCTCGAGTGATATACATGCTAATTTGTGATGTGTTCTATGTACCATATATGACGATGAATGCATATATAATGAAATTATGCACTTCCTGGATTTCTATAATAGAATACCATTTATATCCAACTTCCCATGTTCTTCTATGATGTAGTGATCTTGAACGGGATGGAAAAACTGTTGTTCCAATAGCTGCATTAGTGACCGGCGCTTTACCGCTCTGGGACCCTCAATTTACCCAATGTTTACATCTTTCGGTGGTGATCAAAGCTACTCCTCCGACCAGCCCTACAAAGCTGCATTTTAAAGGCTTACGAGCCATCTAGTTATTGTATATTTTTGGTTATATCATACTTGGCTGTCTTATATCGAATCTCTAGTTAACTTTCCTGTGACATGCCCCGGAGGTCTTGACATTCTAGTGCAGCCCGTGTCGCAAGGAAACAATAACATGGGTAATCAATGAGCTCCGTTAGACGCAGCAGCACAGGTAACCACTTCCACGCCATGGCTAGAACTGGATATTGAACGCGTCACTGACTAGTGCGCTTCATGAGAAGCAGTGAAACGATTGGCGCAACATGGAAGACATACGACCGACCGCGAAATGGGCGAATCGCATGTTGCGCCCTTTAAGTTCTATCTATCATCGATTGGAAAAGCATAACGAAATTCTTACAAGCATCGCACATTCGAAgctaaaagaaagagaggatgCAGGCACTAGGAGGCGTATCCGACCCTCCAGGGTGACCTGTGCGGAGGAAAGGTGTTCTTACTCGGACGAAGAACCTGGCGATCCTGCCTGGATTCCTGGAAGACCGATAAGACGACGGATACGGCATAATTACTCGAGTAGAGGGCAAAGGAACGGGGCGCGACGACGCAGCAGGCTGTCGATTCACAGCCCAGAGCGGCAGAAAACTCTACCCGGTGCGATCGAGATTGCGACACCCCTCATTACTGGAAAATCAAAGCAGCCTTTGGAGCCGTCCTCATTTAGGAAACAGCTTTTTCGAAATTCTTTACCTACAAATAACATCGGAGCGACCGATCAACGGAGGGCGACGCGAACGGGCAATAGCAGTTACCCTGCTTACCAGGGTTCGTGGAAGGAAGTGCTCGACCTTTCGGGAGATACAGGACTTGTGGATATCGCACACTTTTTGGATCGAATATTTATCAAATTTTTGAGCAAGACTCGGCACAATCCTGTGCCCTCGCCAAACCAGCAGCCAAGCCGGGGAGCCCGGTCCTTATTGTCTACGGCCGTACGATGTCTCCCGGATTTTATTGCAGAGGAGCAGAGGATACAagatgagctggaagaggattGTGATGTGGATATGTGTGATGCATATTTCACCGAGCTCGAGGCCCATTATGCCCCGAGTGGCAATGGATGGTTGCCCCTACGCGAAGCCGTGCGTGCCCAGGGTATTCGACTGGTCTCTGAGATGATACACAAGGGTTGGATTACTAGAGTCGCTGCTTGTCGACTTCTGGAGGAATGTGTGAGTCATGGTGAAATTGACGCCTTTGAGCTATTATTGTCTAAACAACTCACAACCGTTAACACATATGGTTACCCAACGGCGTTCGATCCTCACAAACCATCAACACATTGCGATGATCCTGTCCATATCCTGGGAACTTATTACGCAAAATTAATTGGAAGCCGCTCGTTCATCTTTGACGAACTGGCAAAACTCCTTTCACGTGGAGCCATGCCGCCGGAGTGGATGGTCACTAATCTGTGGAAGTGCTGTGTAGATGAGGCAATCAAAGCTCTATCAACCGAAAATGCAAACTCGGCTGCTGCAACACGAATGCTGGAAGCTGTGATACTTTCGGCTGCTGGTATTTCACGGGCTTCAAATGCGCTCGTATCTCACGGGAAGGTTTTAGGTACACTACGTGGCCGTCTGAAGGACACCCGTGCCTCCGCAGCGAATACGGCAAGTCTACCCAAAGACCAGTCGCCCTGCCCCGTTCCAATCCAAGATGCCCTGAACAATCTCACTTCAAGCCTTATTACTGCGCTATGTGGAATGTATATCGCACGGTCGCAACCCGCAGGTGCCGGTGATAACATGATCGGTGTGAAATTCAGAGATACGTTGAGGCAAATAGCATTTACCATTCAGCGGTCTATCGAGCTGGGACAATCGTGCGAAGCTGGAAGAACGACTCTTCATTCACTGCGTCGTGGGTATGTCTTAGTAGGCGATTGTATGCTACAGTGTGGCGAAGTGTCATCATTGGAGCCCATCGGCCCGTCGGACTCTATCTCGGGGAAGAATCTGGAAATGTTTTTCTTATCATTAGCGTGTCAGCATGACATGGTCAAAGAATTAGCAGAGCTGGCTCAACAGGTTGTCAAGTTCTACGAGCGCATGCGCAAGAGCGACCAAACTAGAGTATCTTCGGGAGTTCGGTCTAAAGTTTCACAACTCGCTGGGCTTACGAATCTGCATGGTTTCTCTTCGCTCCTTGCGAAGGTAGCGGCCGAAACTGCTATGGGACTCGCTGAGTCTACTCTGGATGTTGATGACCATACCTGGGCGATTGAGGTCCAACAGAATGCGGTCCGACTTCAGCAAGGACAGAACCCGAAACAGCACCCCGCACCTGGCCGTGAAACCCTCGGTGATAGCGTCGATTTGTATCGATGGGAGGAAAGCATCGGTGAGTGGGTGGCCAGCACACCTGCAGCCAAACCGAAATCTACTCAGTCGAATATCGCCAAAGGATATTCTACTCGGTCGCCAACCATCGCGTGCTCGACGAGTAGCATATCGTCCAGTTCTAGCCCCTCACAGGACGCTGCCTCCAGTGTCACATCATCTGCGCCATCTGTCTCAGCTAAAAGAGCTTTCACGGCCGCAGGAATTGGCTCTAAATCTTGCAAGAGGCTTCGCTCAACCCCTGTGGAAAGCCAAACCCGTGATTCACCAATGGCGACGAAGCTCCCGTTTGCAGGATCCCCGATAGCCGCCCGGACCAGGGCTGCACGTGGGGCCCTCGGGGATTTAGTCCAACCGAAAGTTCTCAAGGCGCTCCCTATCAATACTTCATTCCCTACAACCAGAGTGGAAGTGGTCATTGTCAATAAGAACGTTTCAGCCTTAGACCCCATGACTCGCAGGCGTCATTGCCGAACGACGGACGAGCGTACCGACTCGAGGCGTAGAAAATCGCTCTCGGCCTCATTGGAGTATCGGGGTGATGGCAAACAAGCAAGTGCACCACGCATAACCAGGCGAACGATTCCTTGCTCGCAGGATGAGGATAGTGATGACGAACTGAGCTTTTTATGAGAGTGTTTCTCAATTGGCTGTAGATCCCCTCCCACGCTATGCCGGGAGAATAGTAAAGTTTTGGTCACTCGTTTTTTCATTGGCACTGGAAGTTTTATCAAGGCGTTTCAGGGATATTCCCAattttttctgtcttttcttttgttctcttttggCGTTCCTTTGGATATTTGGATCTGGTAGTGAATGATACCCGGGCATTCGTCGGATGTTTGGACGATTCGTTTTTTGGAAACCTTTAATTGCACGATGTTGGATTAGCCTGGACTAGTTGGCGCCAAAGATAGAATGGAATCTATTTGACACAACCTCCGCCCCTCCCCCGACCGGGAGTCAGTGAGCCTTTTGACATGGCGTCGGAGCCGTTGGGGACGGAGCGCTTTTGTTAATTAACGGTTTGTGCATTTCCGAGGTGCCACCCAGGAGAACCGGACAGAATGTCTTAGACTTGATGGAGACTTTTGGTCGGGGTCTGTGACCACTAAGTAGTGATAACGACGGGAGATATAACTCGTTCCACAGGGATCGAATGATACACTTTAGTTTCCTTTTGGGGAAATCTCCGGTTAAATGGCGTCGTGCTTTTCAAATATATAAATGAACTTGACGGAAGTTGGAACTAGGGTTGGGACTAGACAAGGGTCTCTCCGTTAGTGAGGATGAATAGCATTGTTTAGGTAGTACTACGTCTGTAGTCTAAACGATCGATTGATAAGATTTCCCATTGTTAGGCATTGTTTGTTCTGTACCGGGGCTCCTCCATGAGGTACCCAAGGTACGGTGTAAGTGGGCGGCTATTTTCCCATGGTACAAGTCAGGTACTGCTTGTCAAGACTCAAACGTTGACAATAGGATTAACACTGGAGGATGCATGTCTCATGAGAATATATCCTCTTGTGTGTCCAAGTGGACCAACGGCATAAGCGGTTAACTAATAGCTTTGTAATAAATCGTGCTAATATACCAGCTTCGGCATCCTGTGTAATTTCCCGGGTGCCAAGACGGCGAGAATTTGTTTCGGTAGATTAAGTTCTCATTCCATGTGATGAGTCAGATTCttgggagaaaaagaaagttaaCATGAGGTGCTTGAGATGTGTAGTACAGGAGAGATCGATCTGCCGTGAAGGTGACGATGCAGGTACATACCGAAGTCGTACAGTACAGACAATGGATGTatgtaagaaaaaaaaaagtatgTGGATGGCTGGTTTGAGCGATCATGTATGAATGTGGATGGTCTTGAACTCAGTCAgaatattttattttattttttagttttctaattttctaattttctttttcatttctttttacACACGTCCTCTGTAGTGTACAGTAGGTACTCCGGACTACAGTCTACTAGTAGCACTACGTAGTAAACTAAAATCAACCAAAAATTGAGAACCCACTTTGGGCTTTTACCCGACCCGCTTCCTTTCTCGCTCTctctcattctctccctctcaaGCGCTCTATCGCTTCTCCCCCCCACTCGACTGAGCCGCTCTTCTCGCCTCTCGACCTGAACAAGTTTAAATTAGCTCCCACTGTGAGTTGAGATTGGTCCGCGGGAGCAAGGAGGTCCCGACGAATGCAAGCCAGCCGAGCCCTGAGATCTCGTCGCCTACAACCCCCGTTGTTTCATCGTCGAGCCACTCAGCGGCCGTTCTGCCGTTGCCGCCACCATACGGAGTATCGTCACGGCGTTGCGCCCACTCAAGGGATGAGCGCTGAGAGACATCGTCATGGCTCGACCGCACACTCCTCTTTACTGAGAAGTCTATCGATATCATGTCGTCTCCATAAGTGGGCCCAGAAATGCCTCCCAagattttccttttcctccgtCCCCGCCGTCCCTGACccaaaagaaatgaaaatgcCCTGAACtctttcctgtttctctCCTGATCACCACCTCTCCTTTCTGTCCCTGCGAGCAGTTGCGGGTTTTCGTTCTCTATTTTTGATTCTTGGCAGAGATCCTGTGGGTTTCTTGCGACTAGTTTTTGGTTTACTTTTGACAGCTGCAAGACTTTGAAATCTGGGAAAAGAAGTGACTGGTTCACCTCACCAACTCTCTCACATTCCTTTCGTTGCCAGCCGACCTGTGGCAATCCACACCTCCAAACATTCAAGTTCCGATCAGGAATCATTGCTGCTGGGACCTGCCTTCTCAACAAAGGATTGAATCCTCTGTGTCGTTCTTTGATCCGCAGTTCGATTGTCTCCTGCCTGGCGTAAAGAGAGGACGGCAACAAGGCCATTGTCTTATTCATTCCCTGGGCCTAAACATCAATAGGAATCTCGTATCGAATCATAAATCCCTGGATCTCTCGTCGCCCACCTGCACCTGATCATCACGTCGTGGGCTGTGACGAGTTAACTGGAAGCCTTTCCTTCGTCGATCGCTGATTCGGGTCTCTCACTCTATCTGCTGAGCTGGTCTCGCATCAATTTCCAAGTCTTGAAGTTCGTCTGTTGGCCATAGagtcttctttcttttattttcgtTGCTTCAGTTTAGAAAAGCCTCTTGGTAACCATGAGTCACCTACTTTTCTGTCTGTCCCTGGTAGGACTTTCTTCCGCAACTGTTCTTGACAAGCGTGGTGGCGACTGGGCGATCTACGAAATAGTCAACGATGACCTCGCGCGCATCTCGCTCATGGTTCTCGGCCTCATGGCAGCGTTCATCTATGTCTGGAAGATGGGATTCCGGATCTCGCACCATTTGAGACGGTTGGCAAGTTTCAATAACTCAGGACAGCGCTACTTCAGATCGCCCCATGAGACCCTCTCGTTTGTGAAAAACCATGTCATCTATGCCCCGTTGTTCCGCACTCGGCATAACCGGGAATTCCAGCTGTCACGGGCTGTCAACATGGGCACCTTGCCCAGTCGCTTCCATGCCTTTATCCTGATCGGCATTATCGCCATGAACGTGACCGTTTGTGTTGTGACTGTTCCTtacaagaaagaggaggattcTGTTGCTGGGGTCATCCGAAACCGCACCGGCACCATGGCCACGGTGAATCTGATTCCTCTCGTGCTGCTGGCCGGCAGAAACAATCCCCTGATCAAACTGCTCGAGGTACCCTTCGACACCTATAACCTGATCCACCGCTGGCTTGCCCGGATCGTCGTCTGTGAGACGCTTGCCCATGTCTTCGCTTGGGCTATCCCCAAGGCCCAGAAAAGTACGTCCCTTGAGCCTTGTGATCTGGAATATCGATATCGGTACTAATTACTGCTTAGTCGGCTGGAGTGCCGTGGGAAAGGCTCTTGGACATAGCAATTTCCTCCTGGTCGGCTTGATTGTAAGTTATTTTAGCCGACGAGCCTGATGAGTTTTTGCTTACCTAGCTGCAGGCCACAGCTGCATTCGTGGGACTCGTAGTACACTCCCCATCTCCAATCCGCCATGCATTCTATGAGACTTTCCTCCACCTGCACATTGTCATGGCTGCGCTCTCAATGGGCTTCCTGTGGGTTCATCTCAATGGGCTTCCAGCGCAGACATACTTGCTCGTTGCCATCATTTTCTGGGCTCTTGAGCGAGCTTCGAGACTTGCTATCCTTCTCTACCGGAACTGTGGCAGGAAATCCACTACGGCCTTGGTGGAGGCCCTTCCAGGGGACGCCATGAGAATCACCCTGAGGATGGCACGTCCTTGGACCTTCCAGCCGGGCCAGCACATCTATCTGTACATTCCTACCGTTGGATGGTGGTCTTCGCACCCGTTCTCCGTCGGTTGGAGCGAGGCGGAAGAGCTCGTTTCTGACGAGAAGGGACTTCCCGTAACTCGGCAAGACATGTTCGGTAAAAAGCACACCAGCTTGTCCCTACTGGTTCGTCGTCGAACCGGCTTTACTAACAAGCTGTTCCAACGGGCCCTGAGCTCTCCCAACAGTCAAGTCACGTTGCGAGCTTTCGCCGAGGGACCCTATGGCAGTATTCATTCCATGGACTCCTACGGTACAGTTGTTCTGTTCGCGGGTGGTGTCGGAATCACCCACCAAGTACCATTTGTGCGCCATCTGGTCCAGGGATATGCAGAGGGCACCGTTGCGGCACGGCGCGTGACTCTCGTTTGGATTATTCAATCCCCAGAACACCTCGAATGGATTCGCCCGTGGATGACCAGCATCTTGGCCATGGATCGCCGCCGAGAGGTTCTGCGTATCATGTTGTTCGTCACCCGTCCCCGTAACACTAAAGAAATCCAGAGCCCAAGCTCCACCGTTCAGATGTTCCCCGGCCGACCAAACATCGACACTCTTATCGGAATGGAGGTTGAGTCCCAAGTGGGCGCAATGGGTGTGCTTGTTTGTGGAAATGGGGGCCTTAGTGACGACGTCCGGCGAGTCTGCCGCAAGCGACAGAACCAAACGCAGGTCGACTACATCGAGGAAAGTTTCACCTGGTAGATGCACGAAATGACCGAGTAGAGTCTCGCGCTCTGCCAATTCCGTTTATTACGTCCTCTATTCCTACCTTTTCCGCAGACAGGCGTGGGGAATTCATTTagggtatatatacacacaATAAATGTATCTTCGTTCCTTATTGGTTGCTTTTATTGGCGATAGGGTGGTATATACGGTGTGGTTGTGTTTTGGACGGAGCCTTTGTTTTCCAACTACACATATCAATGTCAGTGTAGCCGTTCATTAGAGTATAGATCTGTGTCTTAGTTCCCGCTGTAACTCTTGTAGTGCATAACTAGTGCTTATCTGCTGACTTCCTAAGAAGGTGCTGGAACTGTCATATGAACCCAAAGCTCTTAATAATTCCGCTGATTACGTTTGTGGGAAAAGCACACTTTGAGAGGCTTAGAAATCAAGATCGGAGTGGGGCCGAAGCATTGACGGGCCATGGCATCATTGATTCCCCATTAATCATCCATTCCGCGGGGTCACTGTTTATTGAGTTCCTGACGATGCTTTTTATACCGACTGTTCCTACGGTTTTTTCTCGTCCCTCCATTTCAATTCTTTGTCGCTACAGCCGCCTAAATCACTTGACGAGCTTTCACTCCAGATATTCAACCAAGATGAGCCAACCCGATATCACTTTGTACACCTGCCAGACTCCCAATGGAATCAAGATCTCCATTGCGCTAGAAGAGCTGGGGTACGTTTGTAACTTAATGCCACCATTATTTTAATAGATGAGCTAACTCGAACTCTAGACTTCCCTATAAGGTAGAGAAGATTGATATAAGCAAGAACACCCAGAAAGAGCCGTATGTGACCTTCTAGCCAGAACATGGAACAGGAGCATTGTTAATTCCGCTTAGCTGGTTCCTTGAGATCAACCCCAATGGCCGCATTCCTGCTCTGACCGACACGTTCTCTGATGGTCAAAAGATTCGTCTGTTCGAATCTGGCGGCATCCTCACCTACCTTGCCGAGCAATATGACAAGGACTACAAGATCTCTTACCCTAAGGGTACTCGCGAGTACTACGAAATGACAAATTGGTTGTACTTCCAGAACGCCGGTGTCGGCCCCATGCAAGGTCAGGCAAACCACTTCGTGCGCTATGCACCCGAGCGCATTGAATACGGCATGACTCGTTACACCAATGAGACGAGGCGGCTGTACGGCGTTCTCGATAAGCACCTTGCCAGCTCCAAGTCAGGTTACCTCGTCGGTGACCACATCTCGCTTGCGGATATTTCGCACTGGGGATGGGTTGCGGCTGCTGGGTGGGCAGGTGTCGATATTGAAGAGTTCCCGCACTTGAAGGCATGGGAGGAGCGTATGGCCGCTCGCGAGGGCGTCGAGAAGGGTCGTCATGTTCCGTCGCCTCATACTATTAAGGAGCGTCTTAAGGACCAGAAAACTATGGAAGAGGACGCAGCTCAAGCCCGGCAGTGGATTATGCAGGGCATGAAGGCTGACGCTAAGCACTAAACGATATGACTATATGGCAGAAAGTGTGACTCCTGAGGTTcataattaattattatatCAATGTTAGCTATGTGAATAGTAATTATTGTGGTCATGCAagtcattctttcttcacgGAAGGGAAGCTTCTAAGGCTTAGTCAGCACTTCTCACGTGGATACAAAAGCTTGCCACCTCGCCTGCAAGTCCGCCTTAATATTACCTTACTTTTTCACTCTCATTGTTATATTCATTAATAGCCACTAATCCTGTTACTCACATCGCAAGGCAATAGATTAACTTCATTTGCAGCGCAAGTCCAGGGAAAATGGCCTGGCGTAATCAAGGAGTCACAGGCTCCAACAACGTCCCTCTGGGCCGGAGACggtttggtggtgatgatgccGCAGAGGAGGAGAGCCGTACAGCAACCCCTTCGTCTGTTGTCGGGGAGCACAAACGTGGCAGAAGTCCTGTCCGAGGTATGTTGCTCTCACTTCTGTCCTCGTACTGACTTATATGTTGAAAATGCTTACTGAATTTGCTTTAGCTGACCCTCCAGTTGACGGggtcaagaagcgcaagaagcgCAACCGTTGGGGCGATGCGCAAGAGAACAAGGCTGCCGGTCTCATGGGCTTGCCCACGATGATCATGGCAAACTTTACCAATGAGCAGCTTGAGGCTTATACGCTTCATCTCCGTATTGAGGAGATCAGCCAAAAGCTCCGCATCAACGATGTCGTCCCAGCGGATGGTGACAGGTACGCTCTCCCTTCGCTTCATGTAATCATCATCTCGGTATAGCTAACTTATTTTTTGAATTACAGGTCTCCGTCGCCTCCTCCGCAGTACGATAACTTTGGCAGACGTGTAAACACTAGAGAATACCGTTACCGGAAGCGCCTTGAGGATGAGCGGCACAAGCTCGTCgagaaggccatgaagaCCATTCCTAACTACCACCCACCTTCTGACTACAGACGTCCTACCAAGACTCAGGAGAAGGTCTACGTTCCAGTGAATGACTATCCAGAAATTAACTTCAGTATGATAACTAACCCTCTAACTCCTAACCATTCCTGTGTTGTGTATTTCATAACTCTTTGCTCGAGTCGGGCTCGTAAGAAAGACATCGCCCGTCGGTGCCTTTTCGGCTCGCTTCTTGCTAACCCTTGCTACGTGATGTTGAACATTTTATCATTGCTCTCCCATTTCTTTCTAATAACAGCTTGAACTAACACTTAGCTTTCTGCTACCTTTTAAAGTTGGCTTACTCATAGGACCTCGTGGTAAtaccttgaagaagatggaaaccGAATCCGGTGCCAAGATTGCTATTCGTGGCAAGGGCTCCgtcaaggaaggaaagggacGATCTGACGCCGCTCATGCTAGCaaccaggaagaagacctcCATTGTTTGATCATGGCAGACACTGAAGAAAAGGTTaacaaggcaaagaaactAGTGCATAACGTTATTGAGACGGTacgctcttcatcatctctttATTCTATGTTAACCAATTACTAATCACTATGAATAGGCTGCTTCAATTCCCGAAGGTCAGAACGAGCTCAAGCGGAACCAGCTTCGAGAACTTGCCGCTCTTAACGGTACTCTGCGTGACGATGAGAACCAGGCTTGCCAAAACTGTAAGTACATCTTGTGCACTGCAACTTGTTCAGTTTATCTGACTCTTTTAGGTGGTCAAATCGGACATCGCAAGTATGACTGTCCAGAACAGCGCAACTTTACCGCCAACATCATCTGTCGTGTTTGTGGCAACGCTGGTCACATGGCTCGTGATTGTCCTGACCGCCAGAGAGGCACCGATTGGCGTAACAATGGTGGTtacggtggtggtggtggccgTAGAGCTATTGGTCAAGGCGACGCCGTCGACCGTGAGATGGAGGTAAGTGCCATCTTGCCCTTGAGTTGATTGTTCGAATATATACTAATATTCCTTTTCTAGCAACTCATGCAAGAGTTGTCTGGAGGAGCTCCGGGTGAAGATGGCGGCATCCCTCGCCGCATCGAAGCCGGTCCCGATCAGGGTTACGACGACCGTGATGCGAAGCCGTGGCAGCGTGGGCCACCGCCCAGTGATGTGGCTCCTTGGCAGCAGAGAGGCCGAGACAACCGCTCCCGTGACGACTATGGATCGCGTGACCAGGGAAGCGCACCCCCATGGGCTCAGAGCAGCCGTGGAGGCGATTATGGATATGGCTCGCAGGGCGGCTACGGAGCCCCTGGAGCTGCACcctggcagcagcagcagcaagcccCTCCGCCCCCTCCGGGTGGACAGGCTGCGTATGGCTATGGCGCTTATGGTGGATACGctcctcctgttcctggcaTGGGCGCACCGGGGGCTTCTTCCTCTAGCATGggagttcctcctcctccaccgggCATGCCACCTATGTACTACGGCTCTGGTGGCAgcccaccaccgccaccccctcctcctgGTGAAGGACCACCACCTCCTGTATGTGCCCTTAGAACTATATGATTTAGGTGAATTACTTTGCTAACCTTTGTTATAGCCCCCGAGTGAgcaacctcctcctcctcccccacccGCTTAAGGAGACACGGTGTCGTACTTTACCTATTTTCTTGTGTTAGGTACAAGCTAGGGGAAATGTGGAAAACAGCTTAATTTGATAAGAGGGTGAGGGGCGTTACTAACAATTGTACTCTGTAGTTTGCTGAGGTCGTAGGCCTCTTCATGGTAGTTCGCTAATTCATATCTATCTCGTGTAAGCGTCTTGAATGCATTTTTATTGTGTTCTTAACAGCAGTCGTACATTCCTTGTATTTAATTGAGTGATATCGGCAAGAAGCATATATGAATGGATCCACCCGAGCTGGGTTCTATCTGAGGACTTAACTTCAATAAAATGATCGCATTACCTGAAGCATACAGCCACGATACTCCCGATA encodes:
- a CDS encoding ferric reductase family protein (ferric reductase, NADH/NADPH oxidase and related proteins); the encoded protein is MSHLLFCLSLVGLSSATVLDKRGGDWAIYEIVNDDLARISLMVLGLMAAFIYVWKMGFRISHHLRRLASFNNSGQRYFRSPHETLSFVKNHVIYAPLFRTRHNREFQLSRAVNMGTLPSRFHAFILIGIIAMNVTVCVVTVPYKKEEDSVAGVIRNRTGTMATVNLIPLVLLAGRNNPLIKLLEVPFDTYNLIHRWLARIVVCETLAHVFAWAIPKAQKIGWSAVGKALGHSNFLLVGLIATAAFVGLVVHSPSPIRHAFYETFLHLHIVMAALSMGFLWVHLNGLPAQTYLLVAIIFWALERASRLAILLYRNCGRKSTTALVEALPGDAMRITLRMARPWTFQPGQHIYLYIPTVGWWSSHPFSVGWSEAEELVSDEKGLPVTRQDMFGKKHTSLSLLVRRRTGFTNKLFQRALSSPNSQVTLRAFAEGPYGSIHSMDSYGTVVLFAGGVGITHQVPFVRHLVQGYAEGTVAARRVTLVWIIQSPEHLEWIRPWMTSILAMDRRREVLRIMLFVTRPRNTKEIQSPSSTVQMFPGRPNIDTLIGMEVESQVGAMGVLVCGNGGLSDDVRRVCRKRQNQTQVDYIEESFTW
- a CDS encoding glutathione S-transferase family protein (glutathione S-transferase), which translates into the protein MSQPDITLYTCQTPNGIKISIALEELGLPYKVEKIDISKNTQKEPWFLEINPNGRIPALTDTFSDGQKIRLFESGGILTYLAEQYDKDYKISYPKGTREYYEMTNWLYFQNAGVGPMQGQANHFVRYAPERIEYGMTRYTNETRRLYGVLDKHLASSKSGYLVGDHISLADISHWGWVAAAGWAGVDIEEFPHLKAWEERMAAREGVEKGRHVPSPHTIKERLKDQKTMEEDAAQARQWIMQGMKADAKH
- the bbp gene encoding putative zinc knuckle transcription factor/splicing factor MSL5/ZFM1 (splicing factor (branch point binding protein)), yielding MAWRNQGVTGSNNVPLGRRRFGGDDAAEEESRTATPSSVVGEHKRGRSPVRADPPVDGVKKRKKRNRWGDAQENKAAGLMGLPTMIMANFTNEQLEAYTLHLRIEEISQKLRINDVVPADGDREYRYRKRLEDERHKLVEKAMKTIPNYHPPSDYRRPTKTQEKVYVPVNDYPEINFSMITNPLTPNHSCVVYFITLCSSRARKKDIARRCLFGSLLANPCYVMLNILSLLSHFFLITA
- a CDS encoding uncharacterized protein (splicing factor 1/branch point binding protein (RRM superfamily)) gives rise to the protein METESGAKIAIRGKGSVKEGKGRSDAAHASNQEEDLHCLIMADTEEKVNKAKKLVHNVIETAASIPEGQNELKRNQLRELAALNGTLRDDENQACQNCKYILCTATCSVYLTLLGGQIGHRKYDCPEQRNFTANIICRVCGNAGHMARDCPDRQRGTDWRNNGGYGGGGGRRAIGQGDAVDREMEQLMQELSGGAPGEDGGIPRRIEAGPDQGYDDRDAKPWQRGPPPSDVAPWQQRGRDNRSRDDYGSRDQGSAPPWAQSSRGGDYGYGSQGGYGAPGAAPWQQQQQAPPPPPGGQAAYGYGAYGGYAPPVPGMGAPGASSSSMGVPPPPPGMPPMYYGSGGSPPPPPPPPGEGPPPPPPSEQPPPPPPPA